The nucleotide sequence CAGGCGCAGGAGGCCGTGGTCCACGAAGACCGCCAGATGGTCCACCCCGGCCCTGGCCAGGAGGAGGGCTAGGGTGCTGGAGTCCACCCCGCCGGAGACCGCCAGGAGGACCCGATCCTTTCCCACCTTGGCCCGCACTTCCCGGATCAGGTCCTCTAAGATGTGCTCTGGGGTCCAGTCCCGGGGGATCCCGGCCGTCTCCAGAAAGTTTTCCAGTATTTGCATCCCCTTGGGGGTGTGGGCCACCTCGGGGTGGAACTGGACGGCGAAGGTTTTGCCGTCGGGGGCCTCCATGGCCGCTACAGGGTTCTCCTCGGTTTCCGCTGCCACCCGCCATCCCGGGGGAAGCTGGGTAACCGCGTCTTGGTGGCTCATCCAAACCTGGACCTCGCCCTTTAGGCCCCTAAAGAGGGGGCCTTGGTAGCGGGTGAGGAGGGCTTTGCCATATTCCGCCCGCCCGGCCCGCTCCACCTTGCCCCCAAGCTCCTGGGCTAAGAGCTGCATGCCGTAGCAGATGCCAAGGGTAGGGAGGCCCAGGGCCAGCACCTGGGGGTCGGGCCGGGGGGCTTGGGGGTCAAAGACGCTTTTGGGACCCCCGGAGAGGATGAGCGCCTGGGGCTTGTGCTTGAGAACCTCCTCGAGGCTCACCGTCCCCGGCAGGATCAAGGAGAAGACCCTGAGTTCCCTGAGCCTCCTGGCGATGAGGCGGGTGTACTGGGAGCCGAAGTCCAGGACCAGGACCATGTAGGCTAGTTTACCGGGTAGAAGGAGGAAAAGTACTTGGCCTGTTAAGCTCTCCTGTTGCCCAAGGGGGGCTGTTTACAAAAGGCGGGGTTGATAGACGATTTTTTTCTCGTCTGCGTTAGGAAGAGCTGGACCCAACATGGCCTCAATGAACTCAAACCCTTCTTTTCCCGGGGGGACAGGAATCGCCGGAAGGCTACGTTTAAGGGCCTGATTTCCCTCAATGGGGAGGTCCAGAACGAAGACGGGTCGGCCCATTGCGTGGGCTTTTTCTGCCGCATCCCAAGTGCCGCTTTGCCGTGGACGACCGTCTACTTCCTGGGCTTTGGGCCCCGTTTGGATGATTAAAACCGCATCCGCCAAACCCACTACAAGGCGGTTACGCCTCATGGCGTGGTGCGCCCGCCAAGGTAGATAGGGTTCCAGTTCGGACAGGAGAAGAAGGCGTTCTGATAGGTATTGTCCGAGTTTCCGCAACAGCCGAGTGGCGTCGGGACTCTTGAGGCCAAAGGGGACCACACCTATGGCGTAACCCCTTTCCAAAGCGCCCAATGTGGCTTCCCAGTCCACACCCCGAGCCAGGCCCGTTATTACCGTATAGGAGGCTTTAGCGAAGTACTCGGCCGCTTCGCGAGCCAAATGGAGGGCTTCTTCTAAGGCGTGGCGAGAGCCGAGAATGGCCAAAGCTTTAGTTGGGTTGGCCAAGTCCTCCCGTCCGAGAAAGTACAGGGAAGGGGGTTTGGCTAGGGGCCCCTTCAGCGAATCTTCTAGGCGTGAGGGGTACCCTGGGCTTCCAGGGAGAACCTTTTTCAAGGAGATAGCCATGCCTTCATGGTATCAGAAGGGTCCTGTGAGGGCGCTATGGTCAGCGCCCAGGCCTCTATGGTGTCAGCTCCAGCAGATAGGAGCCTATTTTGGCAAGCCTCGAGGTGGATCCCGTACCTACGATGTCGTCCAAGAGGAGAATCCTCTTCGGTAGGACCGCCCCTTTCTGAAGGTGGATGCGTTTTTCTAGCTCATGGGCACGAAGTTCATTGGGGATATTCTTAACGGGCACACCGTCTTCCTTGTGCAGTACGTGCTTTACAGGTAGGCCTAGGAGATTGCCAAGGGCTTCGGCTAGAAGAAGAACCGGTTGGTGGGAACGCTTTATGCTAGGAGGAGCTGGAACGACGGCTTCGTAAGAGGCGTTTACTCTACGTATTTGGTAGGCCAGAGTGGAGGCAAGAAGGTGGATCAAACCGTGTAGATCTGGAAAGGGAAGGTTTCCGTATTTGGCTCGGTAGAGGAGTTCACCCACGGGGGTGCGCAAGGGGGTTGGCATATGCTTGCTTTTTAGCGTATGAAGGTCAAGCGTTCGGACGCGAAGGGTGCCTGGCCCATGGAATATATAGGGTTGGAAAGCTACGGGAGGAAGGTATCCCTTTTCCAGTAAATAACGGGCGGTTTGGGAACCGATGGGCTCCTCGGTTATTCCCCGGACAAAAACCTCCCGGACAGGAATCCCGGGTTGGGTGGGACCAATAGGCCATTGCCGTAAGGCTTGGCCTTTTGGGGTGTTCAAGTCCTCTGGCCATAGAACGTGGATGTATTCTTCTGTGGGGGCTAGGAATACAGTTCCAATGGGCCAAAGAGAGGGCATACCTTTATTGTAGGTGCCCCTTTGGGGTGTAATAGGGCCTATGGCCGAGGTGGAAAGCTTTGCGTTGGACCACACCAAGGTTCAAGCGCCTTACGTGCGCTTGGCGGGAAGGAAAACGGTGGGGGGCGGCTTGGTGGAAAAGTACGACCTGCGCCTGGCCCAGCCCAACCGGGAGGCCATTCCCACAGGGGCCTTGCACACCCTCGAGCACCTTCTCGCCGGCTATCTACGGGACCACCTGGAAGGGGTCATTGACCTTTCCCCCATGGGGTGCCGCACCGGGTTTTACCTGGTGGTGGAGGGTCCTTTGGAGGAGGAGAGGGTCTTGGTGGCCTGGGAGCGAGCCTTGAGGGATGTGCTTGTGCATGAGGGCCCTATTCCCGGGGCTAGCTTCAAGGAATGCGGCAACTACCGGGACCACGACCTCCGTGGGGCCAAGGCTTGGGCGGAGAAGGTGTTGCGGGAAGGCCTGAAGGTGCAACCCACGATTCCCCTGGAGGGAAGGTGACCGCCTTTTTCGCCGCGGAGCCTGAGGAGGCTTCGGCGCTGAGGGAGGCTTTGGAGGTTAAGGAGGCCCTTGGGGCCCCTTTCCCCCTCCACCGGGCCCCGGGGGTCCTGGTGGCGGAAACCGGGGTGGGCAAGGTGGCGGCGGCCTCGGCGGTGGCCTATGTCCTGGCCCGCTTTGCCCCCAAGGAGAGCTACTTTCTGGGGGTAGCGGGGGCTTTGGATCCCTCCTTGCGGGCCTTGGACCTCCTCCTGGCGGAGAGGGCGGTGCAGTGGGACGTGGACCTCACCCCCTTTGGCCGGGAGCCTGGGGAAACGGCCTTTGGGGTGCGGTTCTTCCCCTCGGACCCTGCCCTTTTGGCGAAGGTGGAAAAGGCGGCGGAAAGCCTGGGCTTCCCCTTTCGGCGCGGGGTGGTGGCCACGGGGGACCGGTTTCTGGCGGATAGGGAGGAGGCCAGGAGGCTTGCGGGGCTTCACGGGGCCCAAGCGGTGGAGATGGAAGGGGCCGCGGCCCTCATGGTGGCCTGGCGCTTCCGCCATCCCATGGCCTTGGTACGGGTGGTAACCGACGGGGCGGGGGAAGAGGCCGCCAGGGACTTCCAGGCCTTTTTGCAAGGGGCCTCGAGGCGGCTTGGCCTCCTGGCCCCTGCCCTTTTGGCATACTGAAAGGGGAGGGGTCCATGGAAATCAAGCTTTTCGCGGGGAATGCCCACCCCGACCTGGCCCGGCGGGTGGCGGAGGCCCTGGGGGTTCCTCTGGGCAAGGCTTTGGTGGACCGTTTCCCCGATGGGGAGGTGCAGGTGCGGCTTCTGGAAAGCGTTCGGGGAGACGACGTCTACTTGATCCAGCCCACCAGCCCTCCCGTGAACGACCACCTCATGGAACTCCTCCTCCTGGCCGATGCCGCCAGGAGAAGCTCGGCGGGGCGCATCAACGCCGTCATCCCCTACTTCGGTTATGCCCGCCAGGATAAGCAGACCCAAGGCCGCGAGCCCGTCAGCGCCAAACTGGTGGCCAATCTCCTGGAAACCGTAGGGGTGCACCGGGTGATCGCCATTGACCTACATGCGCCCCAGATCCAGGGGTTCTTTGACATCCCCGTGGACCACCTTTCCGCCGTACGGCTTTTCGCCCGCTACCTCCAGGAAAAGGGGTACACGGAAAACGGGGTGGTGGTCTCCCCGGATGCCGGCCGGGCCGAGGAGGCCAGGCGGCTTTCCGAAAGGCTGGGCCTACCCTTTGCCATGCTGGCCAAGCGCCGCCACGGCCCCAAGGAAACCTCCGTCACCTACGTGATCGGGGAGGTGGCGGGGAAAAGGCCCTTGATCATAGACGACATCGTTTCCACCGGGGGCACCATCCGGCGGGGGGTGGAGGCGCTGCTCATGGCCGGGGCCTTACCCGAGATGGTGGTCATGGCCACCCACCCGGTCTTGGTGGGGGAGGCCCGGGAAAACCTCTCCCACCCGGCCATCCGGGAGGTGATCTTCACCGACACCATTCCCCTAAAGGACGGGGGGTATACGGTGCTTTCCACCGCCGAGCTCCTGGCCCAGGCCATTCAGCACGTGCACACCAACCAATCGGTGAGCGCCCTTATCTAAGCCCTGGTGAAAAAGGACACATGTCCCCCGGGGATGGGGTAAGCTACCCTCCGGGGGTTTTATGGCTAAAGTAGTCATCCACATTTTCCATGGGGAGCCCAGCAGCCTGAACACGGGGGTACACCTGGCCGAGCGCATCCGCCAAGTGAAGGAGGAGCGGGGGGTGGACTTGGAGGTCTACATCTTCGGGCCTGCCGAGCGGGCGCTTTTGGACCCTGCCTTGGCCGAGTACAACCAGGGGGTGGATAGCCTCGTGGCCCAGGGGGTGCCGGTGTACACCTGTCTTAACTCCGCTAGGGCTTTGGGGGCCGAGGAGGCCTTCAAGGCCCGGGGTATCCGGCTGGCCTATGCCCGGGATCGCTTCGTGGACTACGCCCTGGAAGGGGCTACGGTCTATAGCTTCTAGCCATGTCCCAGGCCTACCGCGTGGAAGTACGCCGCCAGGATGCCCAAAGGGCCCTGGCGGAGGCCCGGGGGTTCACCTTGGTCCTGGGGGCCCGCCGCGCCGACCTGGAGGCGGGGGTTAATCCGGTGGAAACCCTCCTGGCCGCACTGGGCAGTTGCCTTCTTACGGGTATCCAGTTTGTGGCGGAATCCTCCAAGGTGCCCTTGGAAGGGGCCAGGGTGGTCCTCGAGGCCAGCCGGGAGGACAAACCTCCGAGAATCGCCCAAATAGGCTTTGTTCTGTACCTGGAGAGCTCGGCTCCGGATGAAAGGTTGCAAAGGCTCTTTGAGCTAACCCTTAAAAACTCCACCCTCTACCAAAGCCTCAAGGACACCATTCCCATAGCGGGAAAGTGGGAGCGGGCATGAACCCGGTGGTGGTGGTAGGTCTCTTCTTGCTGGCCGTGGTGTCCGGCATGCTGGGCCTGGGGGTGGCCTTTGCCGCCGTGCCCTTCTTGAGCCTCTTTTTGCCGGATTTGGTCCACCAGGTTCAGCCCCTTTCCCTTCTCCTCAATGGGGTGACGGCTCTTTTTGCCGTCTTCGGCTTCGCCCAAAGCGGTTTGGTGGATTGGCGCAAGGCCATCCTTCTGGCCCTGGTTACCACCTCCTTCGCCCCGGTGGGAGCCTGGCTGGTGCAGCGGGTGGAGGTGCGGTATGTGTGGTGGATCTACCTGGGGGCGGTGGCCTACCTGGCTTACAACCTCTTTCGCCCCGTTTCCCCGAAGGCGCCTCGGGAAAACTTCCCCATGGCCTTGGCCTTGGCGGCCCCCATCTCGGTGCTTTCTGGGTTTTTGGGGGTAGGCCCGGGGTTCCTCCTCATGCCCACCCTAATCCTCACCGGCCACGACCCCAAGCGGGCTGCGGCCATCAACGCCTTTGCCGTGACGCCCCCTTCCTTCTCCTCCCTCCTGCCCCATCTCCCCACCGCCCGGCTGGACCTTGGGCTCACCCTTTCCCTGGTGGTGGCGGGGGCTTTGGGCAGTTACCTGGGCTCCCGCCTCACGAGCCTCTACCTGCCTTCTCAGCGCCTAAAGCAGCTTTTTGGGGTGCTGATCCTGCTGGTGACCCTTTACAAGGTCTTCTCCTAGGCGCGGGTGGATGGAAAGCGCAGGGATGTGCTAAGCTTTCCCTTAGTGTGCCCCTTAGGGGCCTTGGATAGTTCAGGAGGAGACATGGAATACCGTTTGCAAGCCCAGTACCGGGAGGGGGAGAAGCCCGCCGCTTTGCGCCGTGCGGGGAAGCTCCCCGGCGTCATCTACAACAAGCACCTGAACCGGAAGGTGTACGTGGAGCTGGGGGAGTTTGACAAGGTCTTCCGCCAGGCTTCCATTCACCAGGTGATCGTTCTGGAACTCCCCGATGGCCAGGAGCTTCCCACCCTGGTGCGCCAGGTGAACTTGGATAAGCGCCGGCGCCGCCCCGAGCACGTGGACTTCTACGTGCTCTCCGATGAGCCGGTGGAGATGTACATCCCCTTGCGCTTCGTGGGTACGCCCCAGGGGGTGCGGGAAGGTGGGGTGTTGCAGGAGATCCACCGGGACATCCTGGTCAGGGTTTCCCCGCGGAACATCCCCGAGTTCCTTGAGGTGGATGTCTCCAGCTTGGGCATTGGGGATAGCCTCCATGCCGCTGACCTGAAGCTTCCTGAAGGTGTTAAGCTGGCCGTTTCTCCCGAGGAGACCATCGCCGCGGTGGTGCCCCCTGAGGACGTGGAGAAGCTGGCGGCCGAGGTCCTCGAGGCCCCCGCCGAGCCCGAGGTGATCAAGAAGGGCAAGAAGGAAGAGGAGGAGTAATACCCCCCACCTTGGCTTTCGCCGAGGTGGGAACCCCGGTGCCTCCCTTTTCCGGGCTAGGCCCTCGAGCACCTCTGGAGCACCATATGGCGGGAAAGGGATAGGAGGTGGGATCGGCCAGCGGTCCCGCCTCCTTTTGGGGAGGGGGAGGAATGTTTTTGGTGGTGGGCCAGGGAAACCCGGGGGAGCGGTACGCCAAGACCCGGCACAACCTGGGGTTCATGGTCCTGGACCGGCTGGGGCTGGAGTTCCGCCCCAAGGGGGAGGCCCTTTTGGCCGAAGTGGAGGTGGCAGGGGAGAAGGGGATTTTCCTCAAGCCCCTCACCTACTACAACCTAAGCGGCCAGGCGGTAGCCCCCTTGGTGCGCTTTTACAAGATCCCTCCGGAGCGCCTTTTGGTGGTCCACGACGAGATGGACCTGCCTTTGGGGCGCTTGCGGCTACGGGCTGGAGGAAGCCCGGCGGGAAACCGGGGGGTGGCCTCCATCGCCGAGGCCCTGGGAACCGAGGCCTTTCACCGCCTGCGCCTGGGCATCGGCAAGCCCCCTGCCCGGGAGTTGGGGGCGGCGTATGTGCTTTCCCCCTTCCTCCCCGAGGAGTGGCCGGTGGTGGAGAGGGTCCTCGAGGCGGCCAAGGAGGCGGTGCTGTGCTGGGTTAGGGAAGGGCTTGCCCCGTGCGCCTCCCGCTACAACCGTCTGGACCTTTCCCAAGAGGGAGGCTAAGCTCTAGACATGGCCGCGCCTAGAGTCCTCCTCATCGCCGGGGGAAGGAGCCCCGAGCACGAGGTTTCCTTGCTCTCCGCCCAGGGGGTCTTGGAGCACATGCCCTTTCCCACCGAGCTCGCCGTGATCGCCAAGGATGGCCGGTGGCTTCTGGGCGAGGAGGCCCAGGAAGCCCTTAGGGCTGGCGTGGCCCTAGAGGGCCGGGATGCCTTCCCACCCTCCTTGGAATGGAGCCGGTTTGACGTGGTTTTCCCCTTGCTACACGGAAGATGGGGAGAGGACGGCACCCTTCAGGGTTTCCTGGAAATGCTAGGCAAGCCCTACGTGGGGGCGGGGGTGGCGGCCAGCGCCCTTTGCATGGACAAGGACTTAAGCAAGCGGGTCTTGGCCCAGGCGGGGATTCCCGTGGTGCCCTGGGTGGCGGTTTACCGGGGAGAGACCCCCCTTATTCCCTTTGACCCACCCTTTTTTGTCAAGCCCGCCAACACGGGTTCCAGCATCGGCATCCGCCGGGTGGAGGGGTACGCTGGGCTGGAGGAGGCCCTGGCGGAGGCCTTCCGCCACGACCAGAAGGCCGTGGTGGAGAAGGCCCTTTTGGGGGTGCGGGAGCTGGAGGTGGGGGTCTTGGGCAACATCTTTGGGGAAGCCAGCCCGGTGGGGGAGGTGCGCTATCGGGCGGCCTTTTACGACTATGCAACCAAGTACACCCCGGGGCGGGCGGAGCTTTTGATCCCGGCGCCCTTGGACCCGGGCACCCAGGAAACGGTGCAGGAGCTGGCCCTGAAGGCCTATAGGCTTCTGGGCATCCGGGGCATGGCCCGGGTGGACTTCTTCCTGGCGGAGGGGGAGGTCTACCTCAACGAGATCAACACCATCCCCGGCTTCACCCCCACCAGCATGTACCCCAGGCTTTTCGCCGCCGGGGGGCTTCCTTACCCCGAGCTCCTCAGGCGGCTGGTGGAGCTGGCCTTGGAGTAGCCACCCCCCGGGTGGGTTGGCCGTAAGGGCCCTTTTCCCCTGGCATTCCCCTAGCCTCTGCGCTAGGATGGAATCCTGAAGGGAAAGGGGGTCTTATGGACCTTTTGGCGAGGCTTGGCCTTTTTGGACGTCGGGTCCTCCTCTTGCACCACGACGACCTGGGCCTGACCCATGCGCAAAACAGCGCCTACCAGGCCCTGGGCTTTCCCACGGGAAGCGTGATGGTGCCAGGGGCCTGGGCCAGCGGGGTGAGGGGGGAGGATTTGGGGGTGCACCTGGTGCTCACCAGCGAGTGGCCCGCTCCCCGGATGCGGCCCCTGACGGAAGGGGAAAGCCTTAGGGACGAGGCGGGGTATTTCCCGAGTTCCTTGGAGGTTCTGTGGCAAAGGGCCCGCCTCGAGGAGGTGGAACGGGAGCTAAGGGCCCAGATTGAGGCGGCCAAAAGGCTTTTCTCGCCCACCCACGTGGATACCCACCAAGGGGCGGTACTAAGGCCCGACCTGGCGGAGGTTTACCTGCGGTTGGCCCAGGAGTACCACCTGGTGCCCTTGGTGCCGGAGAGCCTCGAGGGCCTCGGGGTCCCCAGCGTCTTCCTACCGGACCTGGAACGGCTCCTAGCCCAGGCCCCCTTTCCCAAGGTGCGCTTCCTGGACGCCTACGGCCTTCCCCCGGAGGAATGCCTGGGTTTCTATTTGGACCTGGCCAAGTTACCGCCAGGCCTTTATCACGTCGTCCACCACAGCGCCCTCCCAACCCCTGAGGGCCGGGCCCTTCCCGACTGGCAGACCCGGGAGGCCGACTATTTTGCCCTTTCCCACCCCGAGGTGCGGAGGGTTTTGGCGGAGTTCCACCCCCTGACGTGGCGGATGGTCCGGGATGCGCTTTAGAAGGAGGCGATGATGAAAAAGTGGCGCTACGCCTCGGGGCAGCTGGGGCTTACCTTGGTTTCCGAAAGCTTTGGCACCTATCTGGCCTTCTTTTATCTGGAAAAGCTGGGCCTTTCCGCCGCCTTCTATGCCCTGGCCCGCACGGTGTATGCCTTCTGGGATGCCGTGAATGACCCCCTATTCGGCCACCTTTCCGATCGTACCAAAACCCGCCTGGGCCGCAGGCGCCCTTGGCTCCTTTTGGGGATACCCCTTTTCCTCCTTTTCTACATCCTGGTCTTCTGGGTGCCCGAGTGGGCCCGCTCCCCTGCGGTTTTGCCCTATTACTTCGCCGTGGGCATCGTGCTTTATGAAACCATGGCCACCGTGGTCTGGACCAACTACGGGGCTCTATTCCCGGAGATGTTCCGGGGCCTCTCCGAAAGGGCAGGGGCCGCCGCCTTAAAGCGGGGCACCGAGCTTTTCGGCCTCATCCTGGGGATTGCCCTGGCCCCTTTGGTCTACGCCCAGGTGGGTTTCCTGGGCATGGCCCTTTTCTTCTCTGTCCTTGCCCTTTTGGCCTTCCTCCTCTTTCTCCCGGGCATCCAGGAAGACCCCAGGGCGGAAAGCGGGCTTGGGCTTCGGGAGTCCTTCCGCCTGGTCCTGGCCAACCGGGCCTTTTGGGTGGTGGCCTTGGTGGGGCTTCTCTTTGAGTTTGGGCGCATGGTGATCCAGACGGGCATGGCCTTCTACGCCAAGCACAGCCTGGGCTTGCCCGAGGCGGCCACCACCTTCCTCTTCGCCGCGGTCTTCCTGGTGGCCCTGCCCTCCGTCTTCCTCTGGGGAAGGCTTGCGGGGGCCTTGGGGGGGAAGCGGGCCTGGCGGCTGGCCCACCTTCTCATGGGCTTGGCGGCCCTGCTCCTCTTCCTGCCGCAAAGCCTTTTCCCCGCCATCCTGGTGGGGGCCTTGGTGGGGGTGGGGTTTGCCGGGGTGCGGGTCACGGGGGAGGTGGTGATGGCTAAGGTGATTGACCTGGACGCCGAGAGGACGGGAACCCGGCGGGAAGGGGCCTACTACAGCCTGGTGGGGCTTTTGGGCCGGGCTTCGGGGGCTTTGGTGGGGCTTTCCTTCGCCCTTCTCGGTCCCCTTTTCGGCTACGTGAGCGGGGAGAACCCCGGCCCCAACCCGGGCTTGGCCTTCCGCTTCCTGGTGGCGGTGATCCCGGGGGTGGCCATCCTGCTGGCCTATTTCCTCACGGCCTTCTTCCCCCACGAGATAAAGGAGTGAGGAACCCCATGAAGCTGGACCCCAACCACCCCAGGCCCACCCTTCAGCGCCCGAGCTGGAAGGCCCTCGAGGGCCCCTGGGACTTGGCCCTAAGCGAGGCGGAACGGCCAGAAAGGGTGCGCTTCGGTCGCAAGATCCTGGTTCCCTTCCCGCCTGAGGCCCCGGGTAGCGGGGTGGACGAGCCTTTGGTGGAGGTGGCCTGGTACCGGAGGGTTTTGCGCCTGAGGCCAAGGCCTGGCTGGCGGGTTTTCCTGCGCTTCGGGGCCGTGGACTACCGGGCGGAGGTCTTTTTGGATGGGGTGAGGGTTTTGGCGCATGAGGGCGGGCACACCCCTTTTAGCCTGGAACTCACCCCTTTGGCCAATAGGCCCCTCGAGGTCCTGGTGCGGGCCGAGGATGACCCCTGGGATGCGGAAAAGCCCCGGGGAAAGCAGGCCTTGGCGGAGCCCGAGGGAATCTTCTATCCCCGGACCACGGGGATATGGCAGCCGGTATGGTTGGAGTGGGTACCGGAAAGCCATATCGCCGCCTTGCGCCTAACCCCGGACCTGAAGGCTTTGGGCTTCCACCTGGAGGTGCGGGCCCTGGGGGAAGGGGATGGGGTGGAGGTGGCCCTTTTCCCGGGGGCAAGGGGGGAGGGGTTGGTGGCGGAAAGGCCTTGGTTGGAGGCCCGCTTTCCCCTTTTGGGTGGGCTTGCCCGGGGGTTTTTGGGGCTTCCCTTCAAGGGAAACGCGGAGGCCTTCTACTGGCGCCCGGAAAACCCGGTGCTCTTCCCCTTGCGCCTCCGCCTCCTTAGGGGAAGGCGGGTGTTGGACGAGGTCTATTCCTACGGGGGCCTAAGGGAGGTTTCCGCCAGGCAGGGGGTCTTCTTCCTCAACGGGGAGCCCTACTTCCCCAAGCTGGCCTTGGACCAGGGGCTTTGGCCCGAAGGCCACCTGGCGGCCCCAGGCCTATCCGCCCTTAGGCGGGACGTGGAGCTGGCCCAAGCCTTGGGCTTCAATGGGGTGCGCAAGCACCAGAAGCTGGAAGACCCCCGCTACCTCCACCTGGCGGACCGGCTTGGGCTTTTGGTGTTTGCCGAGATGCCCAGTTTCTTCCGCTTCTCCCCGACTGCGGCCCGGCGTTACCTGGCCGAACTCCAGGTGGCTTTGGAGCGGGACTATAACCACCCCAGCGTGGTGGCCTGGGTCCTTTTCAACGAAAGCTGGGGGCTTGCTCCCTGGAGGCGGGAAACCCAGGCCTTCCTCCAAGGGGTCTTCCTGCTAGCCCGTGCCTTGGATCCCAGCCGCCTTTTGGTGGACAACGACGGTTGGGAACACGGACCTTTTTGGGACCTCTACACCGTGCACGACTACGCTCCCCCCGAGGTCCTCTCCCGGCGGTACGGGCAAGGGGGCTTTCCCTTGGCCCCCATGGGCCGCCCCCTTTCCCAGGAGGGTGTTCCCGATGGGGTGTGGCCCCTTCTTTCCGAGTTTGGAGGGCTTAGGCTAAGGGGTCCTACCCCGGGCTGGGGGTACCGGGAGGTGGAGGGGGAAGAGGCCTTCTTGGCGGAAGTTCTGCGCTACGTGCAGGCGGTGTGCGAAAGCCGTCTAAGCGGGTTTGGCTACACCCAGCTCTACGACACCTTCCAGGAGGAAAACGGGCTTTTGGACTTTTGGCGTAGGCCCAAGGTGCCCCCGGAAAGGGTGCGGGCCTTGCTGGAAGGGTGCGAGGTGAGGCGGATCCTTTTTGAGTAGGGAGGGGAGGATATGGGTGCACCCCGAAAAGGTTGGCTGAAAACGCTTTGGAGTGTGGGGAAAACCGTGGCCTTCCTGGGCCCGGGCGTTATCCTTCTCGCCCTCCAGTACGCCCGGAGGAGGGACCAGCTGGAGGCTCTAGAGGGGAGGGCCCCCATGGCGGAGGCTTGGCAGGGGGTGGGGAGGCCTAGGAACCTCGAGGCCATTCCCGGGGGGGTTAGGGTCTACTTTCAAGAGGCCACGCCCGGTCGCGGGCAGGATCCCTATCTGGAAGCGGTCTTCCTCGGCGAGGACCTCCTCCGCCTCACCTGGTTTCCCGGGGAGCCTGTGCCGCCCTATGCCCTGGCGGGCGGCACACCCCCCGCCTTTGAGCCCGAGCGCCTGAAGACCCAGGAGGGCTACCTCCTAAAGACCCCTCGCCTGGCCCTACGCCTGGAGGGGGAAGGCTTAAGCCTCTGGGACGGGGAGGAAAGGCTTTTGCGGCAAGAATCTTATCCCGAACGCTTAGGGCCTGCTTGGCGGCACCGGGTGCGCCTCGTTCCGGGGGAGAGGGTTTTGGGCCTCGGGGAGAGGGCCCATCCCCTGGACCGCCGGGGTGGGGTCTTCCGCTTCTGGAACCGGGACCCTGGGGGAAGCTACGGCCTTGGGGAGGACCCCCTTTACCTTTCGGTGCCCCTTTGGCTTTCCCTCCTTCACGAGGGGGGGTACCTGGCCTTCTACGAGAACCCTGCGGACGGCTTTGCCGACCTTCGGGGGGAGGAGGCCTTGGTGGGCTTTTGGGGTGGCCCCTTCCGCTACTACCTGATTCCAGGGCCCCTGGAAGAGGCTTTGGCCCGTTATGTGCAGCTCACCGGCCTTCCCCCTTTGCCGCCCCGCTTTGCCTTGGGCTTCCAGTATGCCCGCTGGGGGCTTGGGACGAGGAGGGAGGTGGAGGAGGTGGTGGAGGGCTTCCTTAAGCGGGGTCTCCCTTTAAGGGCCGTGCACCTGGACATA is from Thermus albus and encodes:
- a CDS encoding ChbG/HpnK family deacetylase produces the protein MDLLARLGLFGRRVLLLHHDDLGLTHAQNSAYQALGFPTGSVMVPGAWASGVRGEDLGVHLVLTSEWPAPRMRPLTEGESLRDEAGYFPSSLEVLWQRARLEEVERELRAQIEAAKRLFSPTHVDTHQGAVLRPDLAEVYLRLAQEYHLVPLVPESLEGLGVPSVFLPDLERLLAQAPFPKVRFLDAYGLPPEECLGFYLDLAKLPPGLYHVVHHSALPTPEGRALPDWQTREADYFALSHPEVRRVLAEFHPLTWRMVRDAL
- a CDS encoding MFS transporter; translated protein: MKKWRYASGQLGLTLVSESFGTYLAFFYLEKLGLSAAFYALARTVYAFWDAVNDPLFGHLSDRTKTRLGRRRPWLLLGIPLFLLFYILVFWVPEWARSPAVLPYYFAVGIVLYETMATVVWTNYGALFPEMFRGLSERAGAAALKRGTELFGLILGIALAPLVYAQVGFLGMALFFSVLALLAFLLFLPGIQEDPRAESGLGLRESFRLVLANRAFWVVALVGLLFEFGRMVIQTGMAFYAKHSLGLPEAATTFLFAAVFLVALPSVFLWGRLAGALGGKRAWRLAHLLMGLAALLLFLPQSLFPAILVGALVGVGFAGVRVTGEVVMAKVIDLDAERTGTRREGAYYSLVGLLGRASGALVGLSFALLGPLFGYVSGENPGPNPGLAFRFLVAVIPGVAILLAYFLTAFFPHEIKE
- a CDS encoding glycoside hydrolase family 2 TIM barrel-domain containing protein; translated protein: MKLDPNHPRPTLQRPSWKALEGPWDLALSEAERPERVRFGRKILVPFPPEAPGSGVDEPLVEVAWYRRVLRLRPRPGWRVFLRFGAVDYRAEVFLDGVRVLAHEGGHTPFSLELTPLANRPLEVLVRAEDDPWDAEKPRGKQALAEPEGIFYPRTTGIWQPVWLEWVPESHIAALRLTPDLKALGFHLEVRALGEGDGVEVALFPGARGEGLVAERPWLEARFPLLGGLARGFLGLPFKGNAEAFYWRPENPVLFPLRLRLLRGRRVLDEVYSYGGLREVSARQGVFFLNGEPYFPKLALDQGLWPEGHLAAPGLSALRRDVELAQALGFNGVRKHQKLEDPRYLHLADRLGLLVFAEMPSFFRFSPTAARRYLAELQVALERDYNHPSVVAWVLFNESWGLAPWRRETQAFLQGVFLLARALDPSRLLVDNDGWEHGPFWDLYTVHDYAPPEVLSRRYGQGGFPLAPMGRPLSQEGVPDGVWPLLSEFGGLRLRGPTPGWGYREVEGEEAFLAEVLRYVQAVCESRLSGFGYTQLYDTFQEENGLLDFWRRPKVPPERVRALLEGCEVRRILFE